A window of bacterium contains these coding sequences:
- the rpmF gene encoding 50S ribosomal protein L32 yields the protein MAVPKKKTSHMRKGTRRAHWHLATPSASKCAHCGAPCRPHRVCRACGHYGAREVIVIEKS from the coding sequence ATGGCTGTTCCCAAGAAAAAAACCAGCCACATGCGCAAGGGCACCCGCCGCGCGCACTGGCACCTGGCCACCCCCAGCGCGTCGAAGTGCGCGCACTGCGGAGCGCCCTGCCGCCCCCACCGCGTCTGCCGCGCGTGCGGCCACTACGGCGCCCGCGAAGTGATCGTGATTGAAAAGAGCTAG
- the plsX gene encoding phosphate acyltransferase PlsX has protein sequence MDVSATRKVVVAVDAMGGDFGPSVVVPGAVAAARAEPGLALALYGDPDTLDAQLGELGARDLPVEVVACRDRIEMGESPAAAVKGRPDAPIVRATRDHREGRVQAVVSAGSTGAQVAASLMILGRLEGVDRPAIATGIPTLNGRFLLLDVGANVQCTPEHLLVFALLGDEYARRLLDVETPRVGLLNIGEEPTKGTELCVQAHALLRDAPLNFVGNVESRHLLDGAADVVVTDGFTGNIALKLVEGFGGFLQTAARQFLAGGAVDAGEGLRGLLHRLDYTSTGGALLLGVRGSSIICHGASPARAIQSAVLAAGRMARLDLPGLLQQRLAARA, from the coding sequence ATGGACGTCAGCGCGACGCGCAAGGTGGTCGTGGCGGTGGACGCCATGGGCGGGGACTTCGGTCCCTCCGTGGTGGTCCCGGGCGCCGTGGCGGCCGCGCGCGCCGAGCCCGGTCTGGCCCTGGCCCTCTACGGCGACCCCGACACCCTGGACGCCCAGCTCGGCGAACTCGGCGCGCGCGACCTGCCCGTCGAGGTCGTGGCCTGCCGCGACCGCATCGAGATGGGCGAATCGCCGGCCGCGGCGGTCAAGGGCCGCCCCGACGCCCCCATCGTCCGGGCCACCCGGGACCACCGCGAGGGCCGCGTCCAGGCGGTGGTCAGCGCCGGCAGCACCGGCGCGCAGGTCGCCGCCAGCCTGATGATCCTCGGGCGCCTCGAAGGCGTCGACCGCCCCGCGATCGCGACCGGCATCCCCACCCTGAACGGCCGCTTCCTGCTGCTGGACGTCGGCGCCAACGTGCAGTGCACCCCCGAGCACCTGCTGGTCTTCGCGCTGCTCGGCGACGAGTACGCGCGCCGCCTGCTGGACGTCGAGACGCCGCGCGTCGGCCTGCTGAACATCGGCGAGGAGCCGACCAAGGGCACCGAGCTCTGCGTCCAGGCCCACGCCCTGCTGCGCGACGCCCCCCTGAACTTCGTCGGCAACGTGGAGAGCCGCCACCTGCTGGACGGCGCGGCCGACGTCGTGGTCACCGACGGCTTCACCGGCAACATCGCGCTGAAGCTCGTCGAGGGCTTCGGGGGCTTCCTGCAGACGGCGGCCCGGCAGTTCCTCGCCGGCGGCGCCGTCGACGCGGGGGAGGGCCTGCGCGGGCTGCTGCACCGCCTCGACTACACGTCCACCGGCGGCGCCCTGCTGCTGGGCGTGCGCGGCTCCTCCATCATCTGTCACGGCGCCAGCCCCGCCCGCGCGATCCAGAGCGCGGTGCTGGCCGCGGGCCGCATGGCCAGGCTCGACCTGCCGGGCCTGCTGCAGCAGCGGCTGGCCGCGCGCGCCTGA
- the fabD gene encoding ACP S-malonyltransferase, translating into MFKVPMLFPGQASQSVGMAGDLAARGGPGAAFLATVDDALGFALTRVMYEGPEATLTETWNAQPAILAHSVAVALELRELGIAPSVVAGHSLGEFSAAVAVGALSPRDGLALVRRRGELMFAAGQERPGTMAAIMGLDADTVRRVCAEVAADAGVVVLANHNSSNQVAISGEITAVDAACEALKTAGAKRALRLNVSGAFHSPLLSGAADSFAAHLADVAIADPAAPLVANVTAAPSTTAAELREGFRRQLTSPVRWHESLAALVSGAVTGERPRVVLEVGPGKVLSNLAKREYPEVTFLAVGTSEELDNVLDTVRGLLA; encoded by the coding sequence ATGTTCAAGGTTCCCATGCTGTTCCCGGGTCAGGCCTCGCAGTCCGTCGGCATGGCCGGCGACCTGGCCGCCCGCGGCGGGCCCGGCGCCGCCTTCCTGGCGACCGTCGACGACGCGCTGGGCTTCGCGCTCACGCGCGTGATGTACGAGGGCCCCGAGGCGACGCTCACCGAGACCTGGAACGCGCAGCCGGCCATCCTCGCCCACTCGGTCGCCGTCGCGCTGGAACTGCGCGAGCTGGGGATCGCGCCGAGCGTGGTCGCCGGCCACTCGCTGGGCGAGTTCTCGGCCGCGGTGGCGGTGGGCGCGCTTTCGCCGCGCGACGGCCTGGCCCTGGTGCGCCGCCGCGGCGAGCTGATGTTCGCCGCGGGGCAGGAGCGCCCCGGCACGATGGCGGCGATCATGGGCCTCGATGCCGACACCGTGCGGCGGGTCTGCGCCGAGGTCGCCGCGGACGCCGGCGTGGTCGTGCTGGCCAACCACAACTCGTCCAACCAGGTCGCCATCTCCGGCGAGATCACCGCCGTCGACGCCGCCTGCGAGGCGCTCAAGACGGCCGGCGCGAAGCGGGCGCTGCGGCTGAACGTCAGCGGCGCCTTCCACTCGCCGCTGCTGTCGGGCGCGGCGGATAGCTTCGCCGCCCACCTCGCCGACGTCGCGATCGCGGACCCCGCGGCGCCCCTGGTGGCCAACGTGACGGCCGCCCCGTCGACGACCGCGGCGGAGCTGCGCGAGGGCTTCCGGCGGCAGCTCACCTCGCCGGTGCGCTGGCACGAGAGCCTGGCGGCCCTGGTGTCCGGCGCCGTGACGGGGGAGCGCCCGCGCGTCGTGCTGGAGGTCGGTCCCGGCAAGGTGCTGTCCAACCTGGCCAAGCGGGAGTACCCCGAGGTGACGTTCCTGGCGGTGGGCACGTCCGAGGAGCTGGACAACGTCCTGGACACCGTCCGGGGCCTGT